In Nothobranchius furzeri strain GRZ-AD chromosome 18, NfurGRZ-RIMD1, whole genome shotgun sequence, a single genomic region encodes these proteins:
- the zgc:194887 gene encoding fibrinogen-like protein 1-like protein translates to MTWWRCWLSAVVPLLLSVSGANVEQLQAENLHLLLPEDHNTVLNSGMKVVPRDCYEMLMASSGQARDGVYLIRPHHTPIVTYCAMQEGGWTVLQHITVNSSVNFDRTWDEYKSGFGDVTGDHWLGNEYLHQLTRGPAHYKLGVKLVDQDAATKLGEYDPFLVEDESAAYRLRLGLFQGTAQDALTLDTENYLHDNQKFTTKDRDNDNYFQNCAKLEFQGVAGGGWWYDACAGANLNRRNVIYWNKDCNKEQLCKYAWMMVRPSDTVKVIYSGDGKRDEL, encoded by the exons ATGACGTGGTGGAGATGTTGGCTGTCAGCCGTGGTTCCACTGCTGCTGAGTGTGAGTGGAGCTAACGTGGAACAACTCCAAGCTGAGAACCTTCACCTTCTTCTCCCTGAAGATCACAACACAGTCCTGAACAGTGGGATGAAAG TGGTTCCCAGAGACTGCTATGAAATGCTGATGGCCTCTTCAGGCCAGGCCAGAGATGGGGTTTACCTGATCCGACCACATCACACCCCCATTGTGACTTACTGTGCTATGCAAGAGGGAGGCTGGACCGTGCTTCAGCACATCACCGTCAACAGCAGCGTCAATTTTGATCGCACATGGGATGAGTACAAGAGCGGGTTTGGTGATGTCACTGGTGATCACTGGCTTGGAAATGAATACCTCCATCAGCTCACTCGTGGCCCCGCCCACTATAAACTTGGAGTAAAACTCGTAGATCAAGACGCCGCCACCAAGCTGGGGGAGTACGATCCATTTCTGGTGGAGGATGAGTCAGCAGCATACAGGCTGAGGCTGGGGTTGTTTCAGGGCACAGCCCAGGACGCTCTGACCCTGGACACAGAGAATTACCTTCACGACAACCAGAAATTTACCACCAAGGACAGAGATAACGACAACTACTTCCAGAACTGTGCCAAACTGGAGTTTCAAGGTGTGGCGGGAGGGGGGTGGTGGTACGATGCATGTGCTGGGGCTAATCTAAACCGCAGGAATGTTATTTACTGGAACAAGGACTGCAACAAGGAGCAGCTGTGCAAGTATGCATGGATGATGGTGAGACCGTCAGACACCGTTAAAGTTATTTATAGTGGAGATGGCAAGAGGGATGAGCTATGA
- the chrm5a gene encoding muscarinic acetylcholine receptor M5a, which produces MDSTKKRKRTMEGENMVNSTMNSSVMEFQLVTHSLWEVITIATVSAIVSLITIVGNVLVMLSFKVNSQLKTVNNYYLLSLAAADLIIGVFSMNLYTSYILMGYWALGNLACDLWLALDYVASNASVMNLLVISFDRYFSITRPLTYRAKRTPKRAGIMIGLAWLVSLILWAPPILCWQYFVGKRTVPERQCQIQFFSEPVITFGTAIAAFYVPVSVMTILYGRIYKETEKRTKDLAELQGVNYSTESAETQPQKTITRSCFSCKLRSASHDQNQASWSSSSRSNAKSATSTSDEWSKSGQLTTFNSYASSEDEERPASPGGLGSSFRNHAGEANKSKTSNESKQLSSYAEDSFFQPLPKSSSQRSSKCVSYKFKPASKDAHMELQSQSKNGDTKMVSSAFSSAESMSAPSTSLTSKPIDASLKNQITKRKRMVLIKEKKAAQTLSAILLAFILTWTPYNIMVLISTFCSDCIPLSLWHLGYWLCYVNSTVNPMCYALCNKNFQKTFRMLLLCQWRKKRLEEKLYWCGQNPAVSSKLT; this is translated from the coding sequence ATGGATTCCACTAAAAAAAGAAAGAGGACCATGGAAGGAGAAAACATGGTTAACTCCACGATGAACAGCAGCGTGATGGAATTCCAACTAGTCACTCACAGTCTCTGGGAGGTAATCACCATTGCCACTGTGTCAGCCATTGTCAGCCTCATCACCATTGTGGGGAATGTTCTTGTCATGCTCTCCTTCAAAGTCAACAGCCAACTGAAGACAGTGAATAACTACTATCTGCTGAGTCTGGCAGCTGCTGACCTCATCATTGGTGTTTTCTCCATGAATCTGTACACCTCTTACATTCTGATGGGCTACTGGGCCTTGGGGAACCTTGCCTGTGACCTGTGGTTGGCACTGGACTATGTAGCTAGTAACGCCTCAGTCATGAACCTGCTGGTGATCAGTTTTGACCGATATTTCTCCATCACCAGGCCTCTGACCTACAGGGCCAAACGGACTCCCAAACGAGCTGGAATCATGATCGGTTTGGCTTGGTTGGTGTCTCTGATCCTGTGGGCGCCACCTATTCTTTGCTGGCAATACTTTGTTGGGAAAAGGACGGTTCCTGAGAGGCAGTGCCAGATCCAATTTTTCTCTGAGCCAGTGATAACATTTGGAACAGCGATTGCTGCTTTTTACGTTCCTGTCTCAGTTATGACAATCCTTTATGGTCGGATCTACAAAGAGACGgagaagaggaccaaggatctagCTGAACTTCAGGGAGTCAACTACTCAACAGAATCTGCGGAGACACAGCCCCAGAAGACCATCACCAGATCTTGTTTTAGTTGTAAACTGAGATCAGCTTCACACGATCAGAACCAAGCTTCATGGTCATCGTCCAGCAGGAGCAACGCCAAATCAGCAACTTCTACCAGTGACGAGTGGTCCAAATCAGGTCAGCTCACCACCTTTAACAGCTATGCCTCCTCAGAGGACGAGGAACGACCGGCGTCTCCTGGAGGCCTCGGATCCTCGTTCAGGAACCATGCTGGTGAGGCCAACAAGAGTAAAACAAGCAATGAGAGCAAGCAGCTCAGCAGCTATGCCGAAGACAGTTTCTTCCAGCCACTTCCCAAAAGCAGCTCTCAGAGGAGCAGCAAGTGTGTGTCCTATAAATTTAAACCTGCTTCTAAAGATGCTCACATGGAACTCCAGAGCCAGAGCAAAAACGGAGACACCAAAATGGTGTCCTCAGCGTTCTCCTCGGCTGAGTCCATGAGCGCGCCGTCCACCTCTTTGACGTCTAAACCGATAGATGCTTCTCTGAAAAACCAGATCACCAAGAGGAAGAGGATGGTGCTGATCAAGGAGAAGAAGGCAGCGCAGACTCTCAGCGCCATCCTGCTGGCCTTCATCCTAACATGGACGCCTTATAACATCATGGTGTTGATTTCCACCTTCTGCTCCGACTGCATCCCCCTGTCCCTCTGGCACTTGGGCTACTGGCTGTGCTACGTCAACAGCACCGTCAACCCCATGTGCTATGCTCTCTGCAACAAGAACTTTCAAAAGACTTTCCGCATGCTGCTGCTCTGCCAGTGGAGAAAGAAACGACTTGAGGAGAAACTATACTGGTGTGGGCAGAACCCTGCAGTCAGCTCCAAGCTGACATGA